Proteins from a genomic interval of Rubinisphaera italica:
- a CDS encoding enolase C-terminal domain-like protein, translating into MSNPNDARILKAEVTFQPVPFRAPLKFGGRTVTQTDLINVTVELEGRDGKRATGHGSMPVGNVWAWPSSHVEPPEAQTAMKKLAEDTCAVATNLEEWGHPLDLMEVLIEDYDAIAAHVMEEFSLQEPIPVLAQLVANSPLDAAVHDAYGRLHEKSSYNVLSSEYMNHDLSHYLGKGFEGEYLDQYTSREPKATMPLYHLVGAVDPLTDTDIPKRIDDGLPETLSEWILADGLTHLKIKLNGDDLQWDIDRVVAIDAIATEAQKKRGCTEWFYSLDFNEKCKDVDYVLNFLDGVRAKAPEAFDRAQYIEQPTHRDLHKHPENKMHRAAAIKPVVIDESLVSLESLYAAEELGYTGVAFKACKGQTETLLLAAAAQKKGMFLCVQDLTCPGYSFLHSATLAARIPGIAAIEGNGRQYCPAPNAEWAPKFPGMFNITDGTVKTAELNGIGLGF; encoded by the coding sequence ATGTCCAACCCCAACGACGCACGAATCTTAAAAGCCGAAGTCACCTTTCAGCCGGTGCCCTTTCGCGCCCCTCTAAAATTTGGCGGAAGAACTGTCACTCAAACAGACTTGATCAACGTGACTGTCGAACTGGAAGGTCGTGACGGAAAGCGAGCGACTGGGCATGGCAGTATGCCGGTCGGTAATGTGTGGGCCTGGCCATCTTCTCATGTCGAGCCGCCCGAAGCACAAACGGCTATGAAAAAACTGGCTGAGGATACGTGTGCAGTTGCGACCAATCTCGAAGAATGGGGACATCCACTCGATTTGATGGAAGTCCTCATCGAGGACTACGACGCGATCGCCGCTCACGTGATGGAAGAATTCTCTCTGCAGGAGCCAATTCCCGTACTGGCTCAACTCGTTGCCAACAGCCCGCTCGATGCAGCTGTACATGATGCGTATGGGCGTCTGCATGAGAAGAGTTCTTACAATGTCCTCTCTTCAGAGTACATGAATCACGATTTGTCGCACTATCTTGGCAAAGGGTTCGAGGGCGAATATCTCGATCAATACACGAGTCGGGAACCGAAAGCGACGATGCCACTTTACCATCTCGTGGGAGCCGTCGATCCTCTGACTGATACAGATATTCCCAAACGAATCGATGATGGACTCCCGGAAACGTTATCCGAGTGGATTCTGGCTGATGGTTTAACGCACTTGAAAATCAAGCTGAATGGAGACGATCTGCAATGGGATATCGATCGCGTCGTTGCGATTGATGCGATCGCGACGGAAGCACAGAAAAAGCGAGGTTGTACAGAATGGTTCTACTCACTCGATTTCAACGAGAAGTGTAAAGACGTCGATTACGTTCTTAATTTTCTGGATGGAGTGCGAGCGAAAGCCCCAGAAGCTTTTGATCGAGCACAATATATCGAGCAGCCGACACACCGGGATTTGCACAAACATCCGGAAAACAAAATGCACCGGGCTGCTGCGATCAAGCCCGTTGTGATCGATGAATCGCTTGTGAGTCTGGAATCGCTTTATGCAGCTGAAGAACTTGGCTACACTGGCGTCGCCTTCAAAGCCTGCAAAGGTCAAACCGAAACCTTGTTGCTAGCCGCTGCCGCTCAAAAGAAGGGGATGTTTTTGTGTGTGCAGGATTTGACCTGCCCCGGCTACAGCTTTCTACACTCAGCGACTTTAGCGGCAAGAATTCCGGGGATAGCCGCCATTGAAGGAAACGGCCGACAATACTGCCCGGCCCCAAATGCGGAATGGGCTCCTAAATTTCCGGGGATGTTTAATATTACAGATGGCACGGTCAAAACTGCGGAATTGAATGGAATAGGTTTAGGATTCTGA
- a CDS encoding ACT domain-containing protein: MGVSYFITITSQNHSGVLTAITTALGELGGDMHHASQSIVHGLFTMTIAAKFPDHRSIQVIQEHLLQVGRNYKMAVLIRELHEDEADIISTDSTYYLTVNGQDAPGVVRVVSGMLAQMLITIESLSARPESVNTFSMVMRLAIPQSADLQELVDELDMFSTLNSLNVNLLTEEDYFRTELPADVTLHNVLKG; encoded by the coding sequence ATGGGTGTCAGCTATTTTATTACAATCACCTCACAGAATCATTCAGGTGTATTAACAGCGATTACGACTGCACTGGGAGAACTGGGAGGTGACATGCATCATGCCTCACAGTCAATTGTGCATGGCCTTTTCACCATGACAATCGCTGCCAAGTTCCCTGACCATCGATCGATTCAAGTTATTCAAGAACATCTGCTCCAGGTCGGACGGAATTACAAAATGGCGGTGCTGATCCGGGAACTTCACGAAGACGAAGCCGACATCATTTCCACAGATTCCACATATTATTTAACTGTGAATGGTCAGGATGCACCAGGGGTCGTACGAGTTGTCAGTGGTATGCTGGCACAGATGTTGATCACAATTGAGTCACTTTCTGCCCGCCCCGAATCCGTTAACACCTTTTCGATGGTCATGCGGCTGGCGATTCCTCAATCGGCTGATTTACAGGAATTAGTGGACGAACTCGATATGTTCAGCACCCTGAATAGTTTGAATGTTAACCTGTTAACTGAAGAGGATTATTTTCGTACAGAACTTCCGGCCGATGTGACATTGCATAATGTCCTCAAGGGGTAA
- a CDS encoding ComF family protein — translation MSKLLQTARRSSSALCEFIFPAQCCLCGTSLASDTEFNEIVLCCLTCLENFPDAIEHSCSRCGAEVGAYVDTSKGCNYCKSDSFSFASVIAYGTYESELKQFCQLSKRPEHQDVTWLVGERLWQSRRDMLSQLQVDCLVTVPMHWTNRLVRRIHPNETLAKCLSKRLNVPYFRRGLVQRIRTKHQSSLRPSLRRKNIRDAYRASASSKLRAKNILLVDDILTTGATAHACARLLLAAGCAVVHVAVVARGIGR, via the coding sequence ATGTCGAAATTATTACAGACCGCTCGCCGATCCTCATCCGCTCTATGTGAGTTTATTTTTCCGGCTCAATGCTGTCTGTGTGGAACTTCGTTGGCATCAGATACGGAATTCAACGAAATAGTTCTTTGTTGTTTGACTTGTCTGGAAAACTTCCCAGACGCGATCGAACATTCCTGCAGCAGATGCGGAGCAGAAGTCGGAGCGTATGTCGATACTTCTAAAGGTTGTAATTATTGCAAATCCGATTCGTTTTCATTTGCCTCTGTGATTGCCTACGGAACTTATGAATCGGAATTAAAGCAATTTTGCCAGCTCAGTAAGCGACCTGAGCATCAGGATGTAACCTGGTTAGTTGGTGAACGCCTTTGGCAATCACGAAGAGACATGCTCAGTCAGCTACAGGTTGACTGCCTCGTCACAGTACCCATGCACTGGACCAATCGCCTGGTTCGAAGAATCCATCCCAATGAAACACTGGCGAAATGTCTCTCAAAACGACTCAACGTACCGTACTTTCGGAGAGGTCTCGTGCAGCGCATTCGCACGAAGCATCAATCGTCTCTAAGGCCGTCTCTTCGTCGTAAGAATATTCGCGACGCGTATCGGGCATCTGCCTCAAGTAAACTGCGAGCGAAAAACATATTGCTGGTGGATGACATACTCACCACGGGTGCAACCGCACATGCATGTGCCAGGCTCTTATTGGCTGCAGGTTGTGCAGTGGTTCATGTGGCCGTTGTGGCTCGTGGAATTGGACGATAG
- a CDS encoding AI-2E family transporter — protein MLTRYVSLAILLLLLTALGFTFIRIIIPFLLPLFLAAVVALIANPVYKYFLTRTKNRPRVAAGLSTAALVAAIVIPIFIGVTIGALQMFDVAERILSDDSVKKAIAAVKEGEIYETIAIQLENFFPITTSDGQQLTEEEIAQLRTKMLQERAEELRLSTQNAIKRVAITTISPGTAFTTVDIIGKFGWTLMSLLTFIIALYYFFFEGPVLIEHAIELIPVNALHQKTLFEEFGKAIRAVVTATLLAAVAQGLATSVALWFLGFNHFFLFTIVGTFAAIIPLAGTWLVWVPCAIYLAYDGDWGWALLLAIYGFAFVGMLDNFIRAYVLHSDAKLHPLLAFVSVLGGLQVMGLWGVFIAPVIACCLYAIIRIFNEELTELTRHQKENNKSNVKIPAVSKQTPS, from the coding sequence GTGTTAACACGTTATGTTTCGCTGGCAATATTATTGTTATTACTCACCGCACTGGGATTTACTTTTATACGCATAATCATCCCGTTCCTTTTGCCATTATTTCTGGCAGCAGTTGTCGCATTAATTGCCAACCCGGTTTATAAATATTTCTTAACGCGGACAAAAAATCGCCCGAGAGTTGCCGCAGGGTTATCCACTGCAGCATTGGTGGCGGCTATTGTGATTCCAATATTCATCGGTGTGACCATCGGTGCCTTGCAGATGTTTGATGTCGCTGAGCGAATTTTAAGCGATGATTCTGTTAAAAAAGCGATCGCTGCCGTGAAAGAAGGAGAAATCTACGAAACGATTGCAATTCAGCTGGAAAATTTTTTTCCAATCACTACCAGTGATGGTCAACAATTGACTGAAGAGGAAATTGCTCAGCTTCGCACAAAAATGCTGCAGGAACGTGCAGAAGAATTGCGTCTGAGTACGCAAAATGCCATCAAGCGAGTTGCCATCACAACGATCAGTCCTGGGACCGCATTTACAACCGTCGATATCATTGGCAAATTTGGCTGGACACTGATGAGCCTGCTCACGTTTATAATTGCACTCTACTATTTCTTCTTTGAAGGCCCCGTCCTGATTGAACATGCCATCGAACTGATTCCGGTGAATGCCTTGCATCAGAAAACCTTATTCGAAGAATTCGGAAAGGCCATCCGAGCCGTTGTCACGGCGACATTGCTTGCAGCAGTCGCTCAAGGGTTGGCAACATCGGTTGCTCTCTGGTTTCTTGGGTTCAATCACTTCTTCCTGTTCACCATCGTAGGCACTTTTGCAGCAATCATCCCTCTGGCAGGAACCTGGCTGGTCTGGGTTCCCTGTGCCATTTATCTGGCTTATGACGGAGACTGGGGCTGGGCGCTACTCTTAGCCATTTACGGCTTCGCCTTTGTTGGAATGCTCGATAATTTTATTCGAGCCTACGTGCTGCATTCCGATGCGAAATTGCATCCGCTGCTAGCTTTTGTCAGTGTACTTGGCGGGTTACAAGTGATGGGGTTGTGGGGAGTCTTTATCGCTCCTGTCATCGCCTGCTGTCTCTATGCGATCATTCGAATTTTCAATGAAGAATTGACCGAATTGACCAGGCACCAGAAAGAAAACAATAAATCAAACGTGAAAATCCCAGCCGTTAGTAAACAGACTCCCTCTTAA
- a CDS encoding DinB family protein: MTIGQMLLPEFDQEMASTRKILELVPDDKLDWKIHEKSNTIGWLAHHLSDIPGWTMATIHQDEWDEGKAEKPEITHSREAYLKTFDKNVAEAREALENVDDQTMMKNWRFLYNGQEIFTLPKLAVIRTWVINHIIHHRGIMTVYYRVNNIPVPGMYGPSADDNMM, from the coding sequence ATGACTATCGGTCAAATGCTGTTGCCGGAATTTGATCAGGAAATGGCGAGCACTCGCAAAATTCTCGAACTCGTTCCCGATGACAAACTCGACTGGAAAATTCACGAAAAGTCGAACACCATCGGCTGGCTGGCACATCATCTTTCTGATATCCCTGGCTGGACGATGGCTACGATTCATCAAGACGAATGGGACGAAGGTAAAGCCGAGAAACCCGAGATCACTCATTCCCGGGAAGCCTATTTGAAAACATTCGACAAGAATGTAGCCGAGGCTCGTGAAGCACTGGAAAATGTGGATGACCAGACCATGATGAAAAACTGGCGATTTCTCTACAATGGCCAGGAAATTTTCACTCTGCCGAAGTTAGCCGTGATACGAACTTGGGTCATCAATCATATTATTCACCACCGTGGCATCATGACGGTTTACTATCGAGTCAACAACATCCCGGTTCCGGGAATGTACGGCCCATCCGCAGATGATAATATGATGTAA